In Acanthochromis polyacanthus isolate Apoly-LR-REF ecotype Palm Island chromosome 15, KAUST_Apoly_ChrSc, whole genome shotgun sequence, a single genomic region encodes these proteins:
- the zgc:172136 gene encoding FERM domain-containing protein 6 isoform X3, with protein MSTSVKQERTICVLLPNKAQLDITVGIKTTGQDVLNRVAEFLGIKELHFFGLTVVKDNEHIFLDMEEKLTKYFAKEWKQEPRKGSLKRPLPLVLFLKVQYYIENGRLLCERKARHLYYADLRERVLRSECRQQEEVYFQLAGYALQADLGDHPLPREGMEVTPYFEPKEYFPPWIVAKRGVNYLLCHGPKVHQEMWGMSTRDAILLFIRESCQLEDVPVRFYRLQKDKKEEKGTALLGLTLRGMQVYQEVNNIRQLLYDFPWSNVGRLTFLGKKFEIQPDGLPSARKLVYYTGSSFRSRHLLLHLSSSHQLYLSLQPALKHLRQLEESKEKKCYRESYISDDLDLDPQGSESSPGLSRHSTSSSGIEADARQHSMYAEMASMEEEGQLQAEKCFSSAVSQGSSCTSGFDTGSKARIEDEGWPEEETKTSVGSPEEVLVDDPDEMFQLADLLEGVKQRVSPKQ; from the exons ATGTCCACCTCAGTCAAGCAGGAGAGAACCATTTGTGTTCTCCTGCCCAACAAAGCCCAGCTGGACATCACTGTCGGG ATAAAGACCACAGGGCAGGATGTTTTGAATCGTGTAGCGGAGTTTCTTGGAATCAAAGAGCTGCACTTCTTTGGCCTCACAGTGGTGAAAG ACAATGAGCACATATTTTTAGACATGGAGGAGAAACTGACTAAGTACTTTGCTAAGGAATGGAAGCAAGAACCAAGAAAG GGCTCACTGAAGAGACCCTTGCCTCTAGTACTTTTTCTCAAAGTACAATACTACATAGAGAATGGTAGACTTCTATG TGAACGAAAGGCACGGCATCTATACTACGCAGACTTGCGGGAGCGAGTGCTTCGCTCTGAATGCCGTCAGCAGGAGGAGGTGTACTTCCAGCTGGCAGGTTACGCCTTACAGGCTGACCTCGGTGACCACCCGTTGCCTCGGGAGGGTATGGAGGTCACCCCTTATTTCGAGCCTAAGGAATACTTTCCCCCCTGG ATTGTAGCTAAACGTGGAGTGAACTATCTCCTCTGCCATGGCCCCAAGGTACATCAGGAGATGTGGGGCATGTCTACTCGTGACgccatcctcctcttcatcagagAGTCATGTCAACTGGAGGACGTACCTGTCAGGTTTTACAGATTGCAAAAG GacaaaaaggaggagaaaggaaCAGCATTGCTCGGTCTGACCCTGCGAGGAATGCAAGTTTATCAG GAGGTGAACAACATACGACAGCTGCTGTACGACTTCCCCTGGTCAAATGTGGGACGTCTTACTTTCCTG GGTAAGAAATTCGAGATCCAGCCAGATGGCTTGCCATCAGCCAGGAAGCTGGTTTACTACACCGGGTCATCGTTTCGCTCTCGCCACCTCCTCTTGCACCTGAGTAGCAGCCATCAGCTCTACCTCAGCCTCCAGCCTGCACTGAAACACCTACGCCAGCTGGAGGAGAGCAAAG agAAGAAGTGTTACAGAGAATCATACATCAGTGATGACCTGGATTTGGACCCTCAAGGCAGTGAAAGCAGCCCTGGTCTGTCCCGACACTCCACCAGCAGCTCGGGAATTGAAGCAGATGCCCGCCAACATAGCATGTATGCTGAAATGGCCTCTATGGAGGAGGAAGGTCAGCTGCAAGCAGAGAAGTGTTTCAGCTCAGCAGTCAGCCAAGGCAGCTCCTGTACCTCTGGGTTTGACACAGGCAGCAAGGCTCGAATCGAAGATGAAGGGTGGCCAGAGGAAG